A stretch of DNA from Methanobacterium sp. Maddingley MBC34:
CCCATAATCGCATCTTTATTGGTTTTTAGGGCGATATCTCCCCCATTATCTACGATTACATATTTAGCATCCTGATTCAATAAAAAGTTAAGGGTAAGTTGAGATATTGTCCCGGCCACAGCAGCCATAGGTCCCACACCAGCTATCTCTGCAGATTCTGCCATCATCTTCACAATTAAAGGTGCTTCACCAACTTTCAAGGGTTCCAGGCTTGTTAAAAATTCATTATTCATTCGGATATAACTTTTAAGTTCTTCTCTGCATTTTATAATGAAACTAAACAGATAAGTGGGTTCAATATCTGTCCGGAGTAAAATATTGGTTTCCTTGATCTGAATCCTTTTTTTAATCATTAACTAAGATTAGTTAAAGGATGCAGATAAACTATTTAGATTGTGAAGTTTATACTAAAAACATAGTTATAATAGTTATAATAAGATGAAAAGTTGTCATAGTGAATGGTGGTCAAATACAATGTTTAACCGAAAGACTAATTCAAATCCAGGGGAAAGGGTAGTATTCCAGACCCGACCCCGATTTTTAGCCAACCTGAAATCGACCATTCTTAAATTAATAATCCTATTATTGATCTTTTACTTTTTCAGGAGTATAATGGCAGTATCAATATCCCTACAGGAATATGTGGTGCAAATGGTGCAGATCCCCCTGATTCAAGCCACATTCTATATTCTTTTGCTGATTATTGCCCTTCTGCTATTATCCATAATATTAGATGTTGTATCTTGGAGACGGAAGAAGTATCAGCTCACCAATCAGAGGGTGATCGTAAAAAAAGGACTTATTAGAAGGAAAAAATCATACATACATTACAGCAAGATTCAGGACATTGATGTCTACCAGGGAATAATTGACCGGATATTTTCCGCAGGAGACATAGAGATTTATGGAGGTCATGAACACACTAACATCCTCCTGAAGGATATTCCCAATCCACGGGAAGTGGAAGATATAATTGACAGGGTTATGGTTGGAGAAGAAGTGGGTTTCAAACCTCAGCGCAGCAAAACACCCAAAAAATCAATCATCGAAGAATATGACCAAAAGTTTAAAAGATAGTCTGGTGAATATTAGAGTATATTAAATGAGATAGGGTTTAGAATTCCAATTATTCCGAATTTTTTGATAATTTTATTTTTGCATGTTAAATTGCAAAATAAAATCCTGATCTAAGATTAACATGAAAAACTACGATGTGGCAGTGGTGGGTGCAGGACCAGTGGGTTCAACCTTTGCCCGGCACATGGCAGAAAAAGGCTTTGAAGTAGCCATCCTTGAAAAAAAAAGGGAAATTGGTGTTCCACTCCAGTGTGCGGGGCTTTTAGGTAAAAAAATCAAAAAAGTAAATATTTTACCTGATGAATTT
This window harbors:
- a CDS encoding putative membrane protein (PFAM: Bacterial membrane flanked domain); the protein is MFNRKTNSNPGERVVFQTRPRFLANLKSTILKLIILLLIFYFFRSIMAVSISLQEYVVQMVQIPLIQATFYILLLIIALLLLSIILDVVSWRRKKYQLTNQRVIVKKGLIRRKKSYIHYSKIQDIDVYQGIIDRIFSAGDIEIYGGHEHTNILLKDIPNPREVEDIIDRVMVGEEVGFKPQRSKTPKKSIIEEYDQKFKR